The Canis lupus dingo isolate Sandy chromosome 11, ASM325472v2, whole genome shotgun sequence genome includes a region encoding these proteins:
- the LOC112659665 gene encoding immunity-related GTPase family M protein-like: MAQPTQSLHTPSPTSFTSTVPYHKGGSILSESGAMNIEKALGEGKLLDMVSVVRETLETASSVPVSIAVTGDSGNGMSTFINALRKIGHNEEDSAPTGVVRTTQIPTCYSFSDIPNVELWDLPGTGAATQNLETYLEEMQFSKYDLFIIIASEQFSMNLVKLVKSIQGQGKRFYIVWTKLDRDLSTCVLSEEQLLRNIRENIRETLHKEGVCEPIIFLVSSFNPFLHDFPELRKSLHRDISNIGYRGHLENLTHTCEKVINGKVTTLQGQIGSKSFQDILGIQNANDLGEFLNAYHRLFGVDDDSLQEVAQSMGKPKEEYKAIMKSQDLHTALAWDWALSWMNCNAASYLYSVLSYIPILGTTGIHYLKWWSQGHLLEIVAEDTKTILKKILEDAII; encoded by the coding sequence ATGGCACAGCCCACCCAGTCCCTTCACACTCCATCACCTACATCCTTCACTTCTACTGTGCCATACCATAAGGGTGGGAGCATCTTATCTGAATCGGGTGCCATGAATATTGAAAAAGCCTTGGGAGAAGGGAAGTTGCTGGACATGGTCTCTGTGGTCAGGGAGACCCTGGAGACAGCATCCAGTGTCCCAGTGAGCATTGCAGTGACTGGGGACTCTGGCAATGGCATGTCCACATTCATCAATGCATTGCGGAAAATTGGGCACAATGAAGAGGACTCAGCTCCCACAGGGGTGGTGAGAACCACCCAGATTCCCACTTGCTACTCTTTCTCTGACATCCCCAATGTGGAGCTGTGGGACCTGCCTGGCACAGGCGCTGCCACCCAAAACCTAGAGACATATCTGGAGGAAATGCAGTTTAGCAAGTATGACCTCTTCATCATCATTGCATCTGAACAGTTCAGCATGAATCTCGTGAAGCTTGTCAAAAGCATCCAGGGACAAGGAAAGAGGTTTTACATCGTCTGGACCAAGTTGGACAGAGACCTCAGTACATGTGTCCTTTCAGAAGAACAACTCCTGCGGAATATCCGGGAGAATATCAGGGAAACTCTCCACAAGGAGGGAGTGTGTGAACCCATCATATTCCTGGTCTCCAGCTTCAACCCCTTCTTGCATGACTTCCCAGAGCTCAGGAAAAGCTTGCACAGAGACATATCTAACATTGGGTACCGTGGTCACCTAGAGAACCTAACTCACACCTGTGAAAAGGTCATTAATGGCAAAGTGACCACTTTGCAGGGGCAAATAGGCTCCAAGTCTTTCCAGGACATCCTTGGCATCCAGAATGCAAATGATCTTGGGGAGTTTTTGAATGCCTACCACAGGCTTTTTGGTGTGGATGATGACTCTCTCCAGGAGGTGGCCCAAAGTATGGGAAAACCCAAGGAGGAGTACAAGGCCATCATGAAGTCTCAGGATCTGCACACTGCCCTAGCCTGGGACTGGGCATTATCATGGATGAATTGTAATGCAGCCTCTTACTTATATTCAGTTCTGAGCTACATCCCAATCTTAGGTACCACTGGTATCCACTACCTTAAATGGTGGAGTCAGGGACACCTCCTTGAAATAGTTGCTGAGGACACCAAGACCATCCTGAAGAAAATTCTGGAAGATGCCATCATCTAA